The following proteins are co-located in the Deinococcus sp. KNUC1210 genome:
- a CDS encoding aldo/keto reductase family oxidoreductase: MKTLKLGTSSLDVPVVAVGCMRINSLDKQAAERFVQTALDEGANFFDHADIYGNGTCEEIFADAVHMSSSVREGLILQSKCGIRPGMFDFSKEHLLASVDGILKRLKTEYLDVLLLHRPDALVEPEEVAAAFDELEQSGKVRHFGVSNQHPRQIDLLKKYVKQPLVANQLQLSITNATMITSGFNVNMENAEAVNRDGGILDYCRLNDITIQPWSPFQFGFFEGVFLDNPKFPELNRVIDEVAQRHSVSNTTIAIAWLLRHPAHMQPVTGTTNVERLRDCIRASEITLSREEWYSILLAAGNKLP; this comes from the coding sequence ATGAAGACCCTGAAACTCGGAACCAGCAGCCTGGATGTGCCAGTGGTGGCAGTCGGCTGTATGCGGATCAATTCCCTCGACAAGCAGGCCGCCGAGCGCTTCGTTCAGACCGCGCTCGACGAAGGGGCCAATTTCTTCGATCACGCCGACATCTACGGGAACGGGACCTGCGAGGAGATCTTTGCCGACGCGGTGCACATGAGCAGCAGCGTGCGCGAAGGCCTGATTCTGCAATCGAAATGCGGCATCCGTCCGGGCATGTTCGATTTCTCGAAAGAGCATCTTCTCGCCTCGGTAGACGGCATTCTGAAACGTCTGAAGACCGAGTATCTTGATGTGCTGCTACTGCATCGACCCGACGCACTGGTCGAGCCGGAAGAGGTGGCCGCCGCCTTCGATGAGCTGGAACAGTCGGGCAAGGTGCGTCATTTCGGGGTGTCCAATCAGCATCCCCGGCAGATCGATCTGCTGAAAAAGTATGTGAAACAGCCGCTGGTCGCCAATCAGCTTCAGCTCAGCATCACCAACGCCACCATGATCACCAGCGGATTCAACGTGAACATGGAGAACGCCGAGGCGGTCAACCGTGACGGCGGTATCCTCGATTACTGCCGCCTGAACGACATCACCATTCAGCCGTGGTCGCCGTTCCAGTTCGGCTTCTTCGAGGGCGTCTTCCTCGACAATCCCAAGTTTCCTGAACTCAACCGTGTGATCGACGAAGTGGCACAGCGCCACAGCGTGAGCAACACGACCATTGCTATCGCGTGGCTGCTGCGTCACCCGGCCCACATGCAGCCGGTGACGGGCACCACCAATGTCGAGCGCCTGCGCGACTGCATCCGTGCCAGCGAGATCACTCTGAGCCGTGAGGAGTGGTACAGCATTCTGCTGGCGGCGGGAAACAAGCTGCCCTGA
- a CDS encoding LacI family DNA-binding transcriptional regulator, producing MPNLNSAATGTIPSATDTDTASASHDSASGKDASVAKEPVRAKVGLRPKATTILDVAARASVSHQTVSRVLNDHPAVAPATRSRVLAAMHDLDYRPNAAARHLAGRRGHTVGVLVYGVSYFGPTQMLASVEQAARARGYSVTVIFVHDLSVQGIEEGVRALRAGRVDGIIMITPLHQVEASRHHEILDDVPYVLVDAEPMPDRAVVAIDQFAGGRAAALHIALLGHRRIAVLRGPDEWYDATSRYQGTLSLLAQRRLLPVLTLSGDWTAASGYQVTCDALAQGAAFTALIAANDQMAVGAMRAIQETGKVVPADVSVIGFDDLPESAYFNPPLTTVRQDFRALGAASLERLIDLIETPQQNPPSSVLVPTLTIRGSTAAPPVDKI from the coding sequence ATGCCCAATCTGAATTCTGCTGCCACAGGCACCATCCCTTCGGCCACCGACACAGACACTGCCTCTGCCAGCCACGACAGCGCTTCCGGCAAAGATGCGTCAGTCGCGAAAGAACCGGTCCGTGCCAAGGTCGGCCTGAGGCCGAAGGCCACCACCATTCTCGATGTCGCTGCCCGCGCCAGCGTGTCGCACCAGACCGTCTCCCGGGTGCTGAACGACCATCCGGCAGTGGCCCCGGCCACACGCAGCCGCGTCCTGGCAGCCATGCACGACCTCGACTACCGCCCCAACGCCGCCGCACGCCACCTTGCCGGGCGGCGCGGCCATACCGTCGGTGTGCTGGTGTACGGCGTCAGCTATTTCGGTCCCACCCAGATGCTCGCCAGCGTCGAACAGGCAGCCCGCGCACGCGGCTACTCGGTCACGGTGATCTTTGTTCACGATCTGAGCGTGCAGGGTATCGAAGAGGGTGTGCGGGCGCTGCGTGCAGGACGGGTAGATGGCATCATCATGATCACGCCGCTCCATCAGGTCGAGGCCAGCCGCCATCACGAGATTCTGGATGACGTGCCCTACGTGCTGGTGGATGCCGAACCGATGCCTGACCGCGCCGTGGTCGCTATCGACCAGTTCGCGGGCGGGCGGGCTGCCGCGCTGCATATCGCACTGCTGGGCCATCGCCGTATCGCCGTGCTGCGCGGTCCAGACGAATGGTACGACGCCACATCGCGCTATCAGGGCACACTGAGCCTCCTGGCGCAGCGGCGACTGCTGCCGGTGCTCACGCTCAGCGGCGACTGGACGGCAGCGAGCGGGTATCAGGTCACGTGTGACGCGCTGGCGCAGGGCGCGGCTTTCACGGCGCTGATCGCCGCCAACGATCAGATGGCTGTCGGAGCGATGCGGGCCATTCAGGAAACGGGAAAAGTCGTTCCAGCTGACGTATCGGTGATCGGGTTCGACGACCTGCCGGAATCGGCGTACTTCAATCCGCCCCTGACCACCGTTCGGCAGGACTTCCGCGCTCTGGGAGCCGCCAGCCTGGAACGCCTGATCGACCTGATCGAAACGCCCCAGCAGAACCCCCCGTCGAGCGTCCTTGTCCCAACGCTGACGATCAGAGGAAGCACCGCTGCCCCTCCAGTTGACAAGATCTAG
- a CDS encoding carbohydrate ABC transporter permease has protein sequence MLKTVPGKTDTQAVSKQVQARQKWMTAALMVAPFLIIYLLFLIYPTLRVIQLSFTNADLNGSGRFTGLSNYIKLLHEPTFWNALLNTLYFILLTVIPNTLVGLGLALLILRLRRLKNFVLAAFFLPYVLPVSVVTSVWNWVLDSNFGLFNFLTGSTVTWFQDPVWAMPAVAFVTIWWTVGFNILLFIAGLQSISPDIYEAAALDGASGARLFWSITWPNLWPVTSLILLLQLIAQFKIFDQIYLLTTGGPFDKTLVLLLYSYREGFQQQHGGYASTIGVVLMLIILVVSAIQSKLLNRGNAA, from the coding sequence ATGCTCAAGACAGTGCCCGGCAAGACCGACACGCAGGCCGTGTCCAAGCAGGTGCAGGCGCGGCAGAAATGGATGACGGCAGCCCTGATGGTTGCGCCCTTTCTCATCATCTATCTGCTGTTTCTGATCTATCCCACGCTGCGCGTGATCCAGCTCAGCTTCACCAACGCCGATCTGAACGGCAGCGGTCGTTTCACCGGGTTGAGCAACTACATCAAGCTGCTGCACGAACCGACCTTCTGGAATGCGCTGCTCAACACCCTGTATTTCATCCTGCTCACGGTCATTCCCAACACCCTGGTCGGGTTGGGTCTGGCGCTGCTGATCCTCCGGCTGCGGCGGCTCAAGAACTTCGTGCTGGCGGCCTTCTTTCTGCCCTACGTGTTGCCGGTCAGCGTGGTGACGAGCGTGTGGAACTGGGTGCTGGACAGCAACTTCGGGCTGTTCAACTTCCTCACCGGCAGCACCGTCACATGGTTTCAGGACCCGGTCTGGGCCATGCCCGCCGTGGCCTTCGTGACCATCTGGTGGACGGTGGGCTTCAATATCCTGCTGTTCATCGCCGGCCTTCAGAGCATCTCGCCCGATATCTACGAGGCGGCGGCACTCGACGGCGCGAGCGGGGCGCGGCTGTTCTGGTCGATCACCTGGCCCAACCTGTGGCCCGTCACCAGCCTGATTCTGCTGCTCCAGCTGATCGCCCAGTTCAAGATCTTCGATCAGATCTATCTGCTGACCACGGGCGGACCCTTCGATAAGACGCTGGTGCTGCTGCTGTACAGCTACCGCGAGGGATTCCAGCAGCAGCACGGCGGATACGCCTCCACGATCGGCGTGGTCCTGATGCTGATCATTCTGGTCGTCTCGGCGATCCAGTCCAAACTTCTCAACCGGGGGAATGCCGCATGA
- a CDS encoding alpha-N-arabinofuranosidase has product MTRSTASVSLHTGRTISDISPLIFGGFAEHMGRCIYEGIYDPASPLADERGFRPDVMQALKEIQYRIMRYPGGNFVSGYRWQDGIGPKAQRPRRRALAWRSIETNQFGLHEFMEFAQELGTLPMWAVNLGTGTIQEAADLVEYMNLPTGTYFSDLRASNGHADPYGVKYWCLGNEMDGPWQIGHMDAETYADKAVEAAKLMRWTDPSIKLIACGSSNTGMPTYPDWDRTVLERTGDHIDYFSMHYYGGNPSMGTGAIPDTDSYLASSVQFESHTDTIAAAIRLAKAKNRSKKDVFLCWDEWNVWYRETGGDGNWSEAPHILEEVYNLEDALVVAQWLSTFLRKADVIKVACIAQIVNVIAPIMTNSNAMFRQTIFYPLALFSNHAAGQALDVLVQAPLRETKLYGDVPQLDASASFDAQTGRGALFLVNRSQTEALDVTLTWDDVAPQGFTQGWQMSGNDPKAANSFSTPDAVTPHEIDLPALDGKRATLTLPPLSFTTLLSQHPGL; this is encoded by the coding sequence ATGACCCGATCCACCGCCAGCGTGTCCCTGCATACAGGGCGCACCATTTCCGATATCTCACCGCTCATCTTCGGCGGGTTTGCCGAACACATGGGCCGCTGCATCTACGAAGGCATCTACGATCCGGCCTCCCCACTGGCCGACGAGCGCGGCTTCCGGCCCGATGTGATGCAGGCGCTCAAGGAGATCCAGTACAGGATCATGCGGTATCCCGGCGGCAATTTCGTGTCGGGGTACCGCTGGCAGGACGGCATCGGGCCAAAGGCACAGCGCCCACGCCGCCGCGCTCTGGCCTGGCGCAGCATCGAGACCAATCAGTTCGGGCTGCACGAATTTATGGAGTTCGCTCAGGAACTCGGCACCCTGCCGATGTGGGCGGTCAACCTGGGAACCGGCACCATTCAGGAGGCCGCCGATCTGGTGGAGTACATGAATCTGCCGACTGGCACGTACTTCAGCGATCTGCGTGCCAGCAATGGCCATGCCGACCCCTACGGCGTGAAGTACTGGTGCCTGGGCAACGAGATGGACGGCCCCTGGCAGATCGGGCATATGGACGCAGAGACCTACGCCGACAAAGCGGTCGAGGCCGCCAAGCTGATGCGCTGGACGGACCCCAGCATCAAGCTGATCGCGTGTGGATCGAGCAACACCGGCATGCCCACATATCCCGACTGGGACAGAACCGTTCTGGAGCGCACAGGCGACCACATCGACTACTTCTCGATGCACTATTACGGTGGCAATCCGTCGATGGGCACGGGCGCGATCCCCGATACCGATTCGTATCTGGCGAGCAGCGTGCAGTTCGAGAGTCACACCGATACCATCGCCGCCGCCATCCGACTGGCAAAGGCCAAGAACCGCAGCAAGAAGGACGTTTTCCTGTGCTGGGACGAGTGGAACGTCTGGTACAGGGAAACGGGCGGCGACGGGAACTGGTCGGAAGCGCCGCACATTCTGGAAGAGGTCTACAACCTCGAAGACGCGCTCGTGGTGGCGCAGTGGCTCAGCACCTTCCTGCGAAAAGCCGATGTGATCAAGGTGGCCTGCATCGCGCAGATCGTGAACGTGATCGCTCCCATCATGACCAACAGCAATGCGATGTTCCGTCAGACCATCTTCTATCCGCTGGCACTGTTCAGTAACCATGCCGCTGGGCAGGCGCTCGACGTGCTGGTGCAGGCTCCTCTGCGGGAAACCAAGCTGTACGGCGACGTGCCCCAGCTCGACGCCTCCGCGAGTTTCGATGCCCAGACCGGCAGGGGGGCCCTGTTCCTGGTCAACCGCTCGCAGACCGAGGCGCTGGATGTCACGCTCACCTGGGACGATGTGGCTCCGCAGGGCTTCACCCAGGGCTGGCAGATGAGCGGCAACGACCCCAAGGCCGCCAACAGCTTCAGCACGCCCGACGCCGTGACGCCCCACGAGATCGACCTTCCTGCACTCGATGGCAAACGCGCCACACTCACTTTGCCGCCGCTGTCGTTTACCACTTTGCTGTCGCAGCATCCAGGCTTGTAA
- a CDS encoding carbohydrate ABC transporter permease, translating to MTTVSPTSSVTARPPVPLGVRIARLWGGVLTVLTVLLALAWVFPMYWAVVTSVKPENDTVALPPTIWPQTFDFSSYTYIFQNSPLVRWYLNSVLTSVAITILVLLLSMLCAYALSQIDFRGRSWLFWLILIGFMIPFQASLIPLFIFINQLGLVNNYLGLILPQLAAPIAVVIYKQFFDQIPPELGDAARMDGASEARVLFSIFLPLNWSITVSLAIVTFIAAWNNFLWPFIVMNDTAKLTIPVGITQVQSAYGVAYAKTMATAVSAAFPTVIAYLIFQRRVTEGVMAAAGLK from the coding sequence ATGACCACTGTTTCACCGACCTCATCCGTGACGGCCCGCCCTCCTGTGCCCCTGGGCGTGCGGATTGCCCGGCTGTGGGGCGGCGTGCTGACCGTCCTGACGGTGCTGCTGGCGCTGGCCTGGGTCTTTCCGATGTACTGGGCCGTGGTCACGTCGGTCAAGCCGGAAAACGACACCGTGGCGCTGCCGCCGACCATCTGGCCGCAGACGTTCGACTTCAGCAGTTATACCTATATCTTCCAGAACAGTCCGCTGGTGCGCTGGTATCTCAACAGTGTGCTGACGAGTGTCGCCATCACCATCCTGGTGCTCCTGCTCTCGATGTTGTGTGCCTACGCGCTGTCACAGATCGATTTTCGCGGACGTAGCTGGCTGTTCTGGCTGATCCTGATCGGCTTCATGATTCCCTTCCAGGCGAGTCTGATTCCGCTGTTCATCTTCATCAATCAGCTGGGACTGGTCAACAACTATCTGGGTCTGATCCTGCCGCAGCTTGCCGCCCCCATCGCGGTGGTGATCTACAAACAGTTCTTCGACCAGATACCGCCGGAACTCGGGGACGCGGCACGTATGGACGGAGCGAGTGAGGCGCGGGTGCTGTTCAGCATCTTCCTGCCGCTGAACTGGAGCATCACCGTGTCGCTTGCCATCGTCACGTTTATCGCGGCCTGGAACAACTTCCTGTGGCCGTTTATCGTGATGAACGACACCGCGAAACTGACGATTCCTGTGGGCATCACGCAGGTGCAGTCGGCCTACGGCGTGGCCTACGCCAAAACCATGGCCACCGCCGTTTCTGCCGCCTTCCCGACAGTGATCGCCTATCTGATCTTCCAGCGCCGCGTGACGGAAGGCGTGATGGCCGCCGCTGGCCTGAAGTAG
- a CDS encoding L-ribulose-5-phosphate 4-epimerase, whose amino-acid sequence MNYAALRTELHRLHLELPKNGLVTWTSGNISARLPDSGTGESGLLIKPSGVSFEDLTPEGMVLTDLEARVLDSDLSPSSDTATHAYIYRHLPDVGGIVHTHSPYATAWAANARDIPCILTAQADEFGGPVPCGGFALIGGEEIGAEVVRVLTNHRSPAIILKSHGVFTIGPTPAKALKAAVMVEDVARTVFLAYQLAAATGGSVATLDPADIDRLYDRYTNVYGQRAAGPA is encoded by the coding sequence ATGAACTACGCCGCCCTGAGAACCGAGCTTCACCGCCTGCATCTGGAACTGCCGAAAAACGGGCTGGTGACCTGGACGAGCGGCAACATCAGTGCGCGGCTGCCAGACAGCGGCACAGGTGAGAGCGGCCTGCTGATCAAGCCGAGCGGCGTGAGTTTTGAAGACCTGACGCCGGAAGGCATGGTGCTGACCGATCTGGAAGCACGCGTGCTGGACAGTGATCTGAGCCCCAGCAGCGACACCGCCACCCACGCCTACATCTACCGCCACCTGCCGGATGTGGGGGGCATCGTGCATACCCACAGCCCCTACGCCACCGCCTGGGCCGCCAACGCCCGCGACATTCCCTGCATCCTGACCGCACAGGCCGACGAATTCGGTGGCCCGGTGCCCTGCGGCGGCTTCGCGCTGATCGGCGGGGAGGAGATCGGCGCGGAGGTGGTGCGCGTCCTCACCAATCACCGCTCGCCCGCCATCATCCTCAAAAGTCATGGGGTCTTCACCATCGGGCCGACGCCCGCGAAGGCGCTCAAGGCCGCTGTGATGGTCGAAGACGTGGCCCGCACGGTCTTTCTGGCCTATCAGCTCGCCGCCGCGACCGGGGGCAGTGTGGCGACCCTCGACCCCGCCGACATCGACAGGCTCTATGACCGCTACACCAACGTGTACGGGCAGCGGGCGGCAGGTCCCGCCTAG
- a CDS encoding extracellular solute-binding protein → MRRSRMLALGFSLTAILSSAASAQTTVVFWDFFGGGDGARMKTIVDNFNASQKDIVVNRTTQTWGNPFYTKVHTAVVAGQTPDIMTYHLSAVPAGLQKKDLRALSTADLALAGLKITDFQSNLVNTLTTDAKALTGTSNIYSIPLDTHTFVVYYNKDLLKKAGLIDASGMMSPMKSIADMTKALQTIKSKTGVVPIAFSSNQDSATVWRLWYSLFLQQGGSMFKDGKLYLGDLDTKGKAALDAIADWTKQGLLTKNVTYPASVALFSAGRTAMMFNGNWEVPTMVDAKAKGTLKFDYGIMAFPALYGGKASTWADSHELAIPNNTKTPMTADKLKAVMTFVSYVQKQGGMTWAGGGHIPSYLPTQTSAAFKALQPNVQYSATAAKDATLEPNVPIFGVGGPVYDAVGNYFTPVLLGQLTSDQGISKFKAALTTFNK, encoded by the coding sequence ATGCGTAGATCTCGGATGCTGGCTCTCGGCTTTTCACTCACGGCGATCCTTTCGAGCGCGGCGTCGGCACAGACGACGGTGGTGTTCTGGGATTTCTTCGGCGGCGGTGACGGGGCGCGCATGAAGACGATTGTCGACAACTTCAATGCCTCGCAGAAAGACATCGTGGTGAACCGCACCACCCAGACCTGGGGCAATCCGTTCTACACCAAGGTGCACACCGCTGTGGTGGCCGGGCAGACGCCCGACATCATGACCTATCACCTCTCGGCGGTTCCTGCCGGCCTCCAGAAAAAAGACCTGCGGGCGCTGAGCACCGCTGATCTGGCGCTGGCGGGCCTGAAGATCACCGACTTCCAGAGCAACCTGGTCAATACGCTGACCACCGATGCCAAGGCGCTCACCGGGACCAGCAACATCTACAGCATTCCGCTCGATACCCACACCTTCGTGGTGTATTACAACAAAGACCTGCTGAAGAAAGCTGGTCTGATCGACGCTTCGGGCATGATGTCGCCGATGAAGAGCATCGCCGATATGACCAAAGCGCTGCAGACCATCAAGAGCAAGACCGGTGTGGTGCCGATTGCCTTCAGCAGCAACCAGGACTCGGCCACCGTCTGGCGGTTGTGGTACAGCCTGTTCCTGCAGCAGGGCGGCAGCATGTTCAAGGACGGCAAACTGTATCTGGGCGATCTGGACACCAAGGGCAAGGCGGCCCTGGACGCGATTGCCGACTGGACCAAGCAGGGTCTGCTGACCAAGAACGTGACGTATCCGGCGAGCGTGGCGCTGTTCAGTGCCGGACGCACGGCGATGATGTTCAACGGCAACTGGGAAGTGCCGACGATGGTGGACGCCAAGGCCAAGGGAACGCTGAAGTTCGACTACGGCATCATGGCATTCCCTGCACTGTACGGCGGCAAGGCCAGCACCTGGGCCGACTCGCACGAACTGGCGATTCCCAACAACACCAAGACGCCGATGACGGCCGACAAGCTCAAGGCCGTGATGACCTTCGTGAGCTACGTGCAGAAGCAGGGCGGCATGACCTGGGCGGGCGGCGGGCATATTCCCTCGTACCTGCCGACGCAGACGAGCGCGGCCTTCAAGGCGCTGCAGCCCAACGTGCAGTACAGCGCGACCGCTGCCAAAGACGCGACGCTGGAACCCAACGTGCCGATCTTCGGTGTGGGTGGGCCGGTGTACGACGCGGTGGGCAACTACTTCACCCCGGTGCTGCTGGGCCAGCTCACCAGCGATCAGGGCATCAGCAAGTTCAAGGCTGCTCTCACCACCTTCAACAAGTAA
- a CDS encoding FAD-dependent oxidoreductase → MFPSSTQAGTAGDRPRQDVIIAGAGPAGMVLALLFVRQGLRVTVLEAASTFDRSFRGDTLHPATLELMERLGLIDELLHLDHTRAHSARLIRPEQVTTLANFRHLHGKYPYLAVMNQAQFLRFLHRALTEFSGVSVEFGARVQELTSSGGRVTGVRYEQGGTVHTLEAAVTIGADGRYSKVRAAAGLSLRSLSPGQDVLWFSLPRHASDPHGNIDLHVGSGHCMVTTDHGERWQVGLSIRKGSYAEARSGGVAMVRQTIGQALPWLAERAELLTDWKQLRLLSVEVSRLRRWYRPGLLMIGDAAHVISPIGGLGINMAIQDAVACANLLTAPLLQQRLQTRHLAAVQRRRAWQIAVLQAQQVVEEREVGQIVGQPQAVHVPMLLLRVLNRLPLLCRVPAYVTAYGLWPERLQRRWWKPQTGKLQAGT, encoded by the coding sequence GTGTTTCCTTCCTCCACACAGGCCGGAACTGCGGGCGACAGGCCCCGGCAGGATGTCATCATTGCCGGGGCCGGACCTGCCGGGATGGTACTGGCGCTGCTGTTCGTCCGGCAGGGCCTGCGCGTTACTGTCCTGGAGGCCGCGTCTACCTTCGACCGCTCGTTTCGTGGCGATACGCTGCACCCCGCCACCCTGGAACTGATGGAGCGCCTCGGCCTGATCGACGAACTGCTGCACCTCGACCATACCCGTGCCCACAGTGCCCGGCTGATTCGCCCGGAACAGGTGACGACCCTGGCGAACTTCAGGCATCTGCACGGAAAATATCCGTATCTGGCCGTGATGAATCAGGCCCAGTTTCTGAGGTTTCTGCACCGCGCTCTGACTGAATTCAGCGGTGTGAGCGTCGAGTTTGGAGCCAGAGTGCAGGAGCTGACCTCCAGCGGCGGACGCGTGACGGGTGTGCGCTACGAACAGGGCGGGACGGTCCACACCCTGGAAGCGGCTGTCACCATCGGGGCAGATGGGCGGTATTCGAAGGTGCGTGCTGCTGCTGGCCTGTCACTGCGCTCGCTATCGCCCGGACAGGACGTGCTGTGGTTCTCGCTGCCGCGCCACGCCTCCGATCCACACGGAAACATCGATCTGCACGTGGGAAGTGGACACTGTATGGTGACCACCGATCACGGCGAACGCTGGCAGGTCGGCCTGAGCATACGCAAGGGCAGTTATGCCGAGGCCAGAAGCGGCGGCGTGGCAATGGTCCGGCAGACCATCGGGCAGGCGCTCCCATGGCTCGCTGAACGTGCAGAACTGCTCACAGACTGGAAGCAGCTCAGGCTCCTGTCGGTCGAGGTTTCACGGCTGCGGCGCTGGTACCGGCCAGGGCTGCTGATGATCGGAGACGCGGCCCATGTCATCTCGCCTATCGGCGGACTCGGCATCAACATGGCAATTCAGGACGCCGTGGCCTGCGCCAATCTGCTCACGGCCCCTCTGTTACAGCAGCGGCTTCAGACGCGCCATCTGGCAGCCGTTCAGCGGCGCCGGGCGTGGCAGATCGCGGTGCTTCAGGCTCAGCAGGTGGTCGAGGAACGCGAGGTGGGGCAGATCGTCGGGCAGCCGCAGGCCGTGCATGTGCCGATGCTGCTGCTGCGGGTGCTCAACCGTCTGCCGCTGCTGTGTCGTGTGCCCGCCTATGTAACCGCCTACGGCCTGTGGCCCGAACGCCTGCAACGGCGCTGGTGGAAGCCACAGACCGGGAAGCTCCAGGCCGGAACCTGA
- a CDS encoding ribulokinase — MPDLQGQYTVGVDFGSESGRAVVVRLLDGVTLGEAVTPYAHGVMDTRLPDGTKLGREWALQHPQDYLDVFQQAVPAALKASGVAPEQVVGIGIDFTACTMLPTTAQGVPLCFLPQYASRPHAWVKLWKHHAAQPQADRINALAEARGESWLPRYGGKISSEWFFAKALQILEEDPELYASAERLIEAADWVVWQLSGEESRSACVAGYKAMHQDGHFPDPEYFGALNPAFADVVQTRMSSDLAALGASAGGLSAEAARWTGLKAGTPVAVANVDAHVTLPAAGVVEPGRLVAIMGTSTCHVLLGEQMREVPGMCGVVPGGVVPGLYGYEAGQSGVGDIFAWFVKNAVPPEYHAQAAAEGLSLHALLEREAAGQTPGEHGLIALDWIGGNRSVLVDANLSGMILGLTLQTRAPDIYRALIEATAYGTRLIIETFEASGVAVHELVVAGGLKRNAMLMQIYADVTGRPLSILDAEQGPALGSAMHAAVAADAYPDIFAAARAMGQVQRNVYIPNPAAQAAYDGLYRDYRTLHDYFGRGANEVMHRLKAHGRAPQPEEPQDVAPLDETGEVPGEVSA, encoded by the coding sequence ATGCCCGATCTGCAGGGGCAGTACACCGTGGGCGTCGATTTCGGCAGCGAGTCGGGACGGGCGGTGGTGGTGCGCCTGCTGGACGGCGTGACGCTGGGAGAGGCGGTGACACCCTACGCCCACGGCGTGATGGATACGCGGCTGCCAGACGGCACGAAACTCGGCAGAGAGTGGGCCCTGCAACACCCTCAGGACTATCTGGACGTGTTTCAGCAGGCGGTTCCGGCAGCGCTGAAGGCTTCCGGCGTCGCGCCCGAACAGGTGGTGGGCATCGGCATCGATTTCACCGCCTGCACCATGCTGCCGACCACTGCCCAGGGCGTGCCGCTGTGTTTCCTGCCGCAGTACGCCAGCCGCCCCCACGCCTGGGTCAAGCTGTGGAAGCACCACGCCGCGCAGCCACAGGCCGACCGCATCAACGCGCTGGCAGAGGCACGCGGCGAGAGCTGGCTGCCCCGCTACGGCGGCAAGATCAGCAGCGAATGGTTCTTTGCCAAGGCGCTCCAGATTCTGGAAGAGGACCCCGAGCTCTACGCCAGCGCCGAGCGGCTGATCGAGGCCGCCGACTGGGTGGTCTGGCAGCTGAGCGGTGAGGAGTCGCGCAGCGCGTGTGTGGCAGGGTACAAGGCCATGCACCAGGATGGGCATTTCCCTGACCCCGAGTACTTCGGCGCGCTCAATCCGGCGTTTGCCGACGTGGTACAGACGCGCATGAGCAGCGATCTGGCGGCGCTGGGCGCGAGTGCGGGTGGCCTGAGCGCAGAGGCCGCCCGCTGGACGGGCCTGAAGGCGGGCACTCCGGTCGCGGTTGCCAATGTAGACGCGCACGTGACGCTGCCAGCGGCGGGCGTGGTCGAGCCGGGGCGACTGGTGGCGATCATGGGCACGAGCACCTGTCACGTGCTGCTGGGCGAACAGATGCGCGAGGTGCCAGGCATGTGCGGCGTGGTACCGGGCGGCGTGGTGCCGGGGCTGTACGGCTACGAAGCCGGGCAGAGTGGCGTGGGCGACATCTTCGCGTGGTTCGTGAAAAACGCCGTGCCGCCGGAATACCACGCGCAGGCCGCTGCTGAGGGACTGTCGCTGCACGCCCTGCTGGAGCGGGAAGCGGCGGGTCAGACTCCCGGTGAACACGGACTGATCGCGCTGGACTGGATCGGCGGAAACCGCAGCGTGCTGGTGGATGCCAACCTCAGCGGCATGATCCTGGGACTGACGCTCCAGACGCGTGCCCCCGACATCTACCGCGCCCTGATCGAGGCCACCGCCTACGGCACGCGGCTGATCATCGAGACTTTCGAGGCGAGCGGCGTGGCCGTTCATGAACTGGTGGTAGCTGGCGGTCTCAAGCGCAACGCCATGCTGATGCAGATTTATGCCGACGTGACCGGGCGACCCCTGAGCATTCTGGACGCCGAGCAGGGGCCAGCGCTGGGCAGTGCCATGCATGCGGCAGTGGCGGCGGACGCATACCCCGACATCTTCGCGGCGGCCAGAGCGATGGGGCAGGTGCAGCGCAACGTCTACATTCCGAACCCGGCGGCGCAGGCGGCCTACGACGGGCTCTACCGCGATTACCGCACGCTGCACGACTACTTCGGACGCGGGGCCAACGAGGTGATGCACCGGCTGAAGGCGCACGGACGCGCTCCGCAGCCGGAAGAACCGCAGGACGTCGCGCCGCTGGACGAGACCGGTGAAGTTCCGGGGGAGGTGAGCGCATGA